One genomic window of Paenibacillus xylanilyticus includes the following:
- a CDS encoding cache domain-containing sensor histidine kinase — MKKSLQSLFDSRQLRTQLILYIMVISLAVLAGASYFIYSFMQNMIKIQNERLLYQQFQQLDHNIGGLVKEIDRLSMLFLRDEHIQRFLYKISEKTEEEFLESKNDVQRVIADFIDNYNYIDSIYITANNLGAVGGSQKRTLVYDRDAWQKSFFTSEPFLQTLEQYPQLIIHSGIKKSFYNPYLTGKDDGYLISLMRGTRAIYDPTTSATLIINIDERYLSSIYSTALNSEEGDMYIANAEGTVLSASEADRVGTQSHLKPGVELADGAYGSLDDEKGGRSMQVVYYKLHDGGWYLLKEIPLSQYADQILGVQRMLVLVFSISVLAIFIASYFWLRKIIKPLNQLSSKMKDMSRGELGVTVDHVPNNELGTVIRRFNEMSLSMVELVDKNNEIQEKKRELELEALQYQINPHFLYNTLNMIRWMAVIVKADNIVNTIVALGNILRPVFSSKDSMCSLRDELSYVDNYLKIINMRFNNNITFTIDVDEQWMDCQVPRFILQPLLENSIASGRQSDDFAIQIRISVSGDHDRLMVCITDSGIGMDRESINALNEKLASGEPPKSTVGGSGIGLNNVNKRIRLYYGPDFGIHFVPAEQGAKAIVTLPVHRL, encoded by the coding sequence ATGAAGAAATCCCTCCAATCGCTTTTTGATTCCAGACAGCTGAGAACCCAGCTAATTCTCTATATTATGGTCATCAGCCTCGCCGTACTGGCTGGGGCTTCTTATTTTATTTATTCCTTTATGCAAAACATGATCAAGATTCAAAATGAACGCCTGCTATACCAGCAGTTTCAGCAGCTTGACCATAATATCGGCGGACTGGTGAAGGAGATTGATCGGTTATCCATGCTTTTTCTGCGAGATGAACACATTCAGCGGTTTTTGTACAAAATTTCGGAGAAAACGGAAGAGGAATTCCTCGAATCCAAAAACGATGTGCAGCGCGTCATTGCGGATTTTATTGACAACTACAATTATATCGATTCCATCTATATTACGGCGAACAACCTGGGAGCGGTTGGAGGAAGCCAGAAGCGGACGCTCGTTTACGATCGGGATGCATGGCAGAAGAGCTTCTTCACCTCCGAACCCTTCCTTCAGACGCTTGAACAGTATCCTCAGCTGATTATCCATTCCGGGATCAAAAAATCATTCTACAACCCTTATCTCACCGGCAAAGATGACGGCTATCTAATCAGTCTGATGCGGGGAACTCGTGCAATCTATGATCCAACAACAAGTGCCACACTGATCATCAATATTGATGAACGCTATCTGTCATCCATCTACTCTACAGCGCTGAACAGCGAAGAAGGAGACATGTATATCGCGAACGCTGAGGGAACGGTTTTATCGGCCAGTGAGGCGGATCGGGTAGGTACGCAGAGTCACTTGAAACCCGGTGTGGAGCTGGCGGACGGAGCTTACGGAAGTTTGGATGACGAAAAAGGTGGACGCAGCATGCAGGTTGTATATTACAAACTCCATGACGGCGGCTGGTATCTCCTGAAGGAAATTCCGCTCAGCCAGTATGCCGATCAGATCCTGGGTGTTCAACGAATGCTGGTACTGGTATTCTCGATTAGCGTGCTCGCCATATTTATCGCCTCATACTTCTGGTTGCGCAAAATCATCAAACCACTGAACCAATTGTCCAGCAAAATGAAAGATATGAGTCGCGGTGAACTCGGGGTCACCGTGGATCATGTTCCGAATAATGAGCTGGGCACGGTTATCCGCCGCTTTAACGAGATGTCGCTCAGCATGGTTGAGCTGGTGGATAAAAACAATGAGATTCAAGAGAAGAAGAGGGAGCTTGAGCTGGAGGCATTGCAATATCAGATTAATCCCCATTTCTTGTATAACACGCTGAATATGATCCGCTGGATGGCTGTTATCGTGAAGGCTGACAACATTGTTAATACGATTGTGGCTCTCGGAAATATTCTGCGTCCAGTTTTCTCCAGCAAAGATTCAATGTGTTCCCTGCGTGACGAGCTGTCGTATGTGGACAACTATTTGAAAATCATCAACATGCGATTCAACAATAACATTACGTTCACGATAGACGTCGATGAGCAGTGGATGGATTGTCAGGTTCCGCGCTTTATTCTGCAGCCGCTGCTGGAGAATTCCATTGCATCAGGCAGACAGAGCGATGACTTTGCCATCCAGATCAGGATCAGTGTCTCTGGCGATCATGATCGTCTGATGGTATGCATCACAGATTCCGGCATTGGCATGGATAGGGAGAGCATCAATGCACTCAACGAAAAGCTGGCAAGCGGTGAACCACCCAAATCCACCGTTGGCGGAAGTGGAATCGGGCTCAATAACGTCAATAAACGGATTCGATTATATTATGGTCCGGATTTCGGCATTCACTTCGTTCCTGCTGAGCAGGGGGCTAAGGCGATCGTTACATTGCCGGTTCACCGACTGTAA
- a CDS encoding response regulator has product MYKVMIVEDEMLVRIGLKNSVEWSKFGLKVSADFPDGQSAWDYYEREKPDVVITDISMPRMDGMELISNIRKQDKYTRVVVLSCLEEFELARKALTLDVSSYILKLTMTEEEIEQVLTGVREELDQQHNSTHVQGRAAAASPDMELVKEKMFKDFMFYRIFSAEEFASFITDSGLRLSPVRLVVCVMEVDRYVSLKERFRDEHGHLVKMSLLNILSEIMSGYKRGEAVQINDRHYALVLHFADLLSEQAIVQEIRQLLEHIQDTIRHYFNSTVSFGISSVNGGYDSLPRQYAEAQRALQRKFITGSGQQHQGTGRADYTGVLARLEQIRNHTSIRELLPKLKEKEYDEWLDEMERGMNQERKSMEITIYQFVQWVNTHVYDHNNEKTLLLSMTENLETCDTMPDMLDQVLVYMDTLVEFISKRLQMSDEITRAIEYVKRHYTENISLQMVADHVGLSPGYLSNLFRRELQITYIDYVNRYRIERAKELLAQSQLRSSDVPALVGFSPEYTYFSKVFKKITGLNPNEYRRQTTNKDKRVP; this is encoded by the coding sequence ATGTATAAGGTAATGATTGTCGAGGATGAAATGCTGGTTCGCATCGGACTGAAAAATTCCGTCGAATGGAGCAAATTTGGGCTTAAGGTGTCCGCCGATTTTCCGGATGGCCAATCTGCATGGGACTATTATGAGCGCGAGAAACCCGATGTGGTCATTACCGATATCAGTATGCCAAGAATGGATGGCATGGAGCTGATCTCCAACATCCGCAAGCAGGACAAATATACGCGTGTCGTTGTGCTATCTTGTTTGGAAGAGTTCGAGCTTGCTCGCAAAGCACTTACACTGGACGTATCCAGTTATATTCTGAAGCTGACGATGACGGAAGAAGAGATTGAGCAAGTGTTGACCGGGGTCAGGGAAGAGCTGGATCAGCAGCATAACTCAACCCATGTTCAGGGCAGAGCAGCTGCAGCATCCCCGGATATGGAGCTTGTGAAGGAAAAGATGTTTAAGGATTTTATGTTCTACCGTATCTTTTCAGCGGAGGAATTTGCCAGTTTCATTACAGACAGCGGCCTTCGCCTCTCGCCTGTTCGCTTGGTCGTTTGCGTGATGGAAGTGGACCGGTATGTTTCGCTCAAGGAACGTTTCCGGGATGAGCATGGTCATCTGGTCAAGATGTCGCTGTTAAACATATTAAGCGAGATTATGTCCGGTTATAAACGAGGAGAAGCAGTTCAGATTAACGACCGGCACTACGCACTTGTGCTGCATTTTGCTGATCTGCTGTCCGAACAAGCCATCGTGCAGGAAATTCGTCAACTGCTCGAACATATTCAGGATACCATTCGCCATTATTTTAACAGTACCGTTTCGTTTGGGATCAGCAGTGTCAACGGAGGGTATGATTCGCTCCCCAGACAATACGCCGAAGCACAACGGGCATTGCAGCGCAAATTCATCACAGGCTCCGGACAGCAGCATCAAGGAACCGGGCGGGCTGACTATACTGGTGTGCTTGCCAGGCTTGAACAGATTCGAAACCACACATCCATTCGAGAATTGCTGCCAAAACTCAAAGAGAAAGAATATGATGAATGGCTGGATGAGATGGAACGTGGCATGAACCAAGAGCGAAAATCCATGGAGATCACCATCTACCAGTTCGTGCAGTGGGTCAATACGCATGTATATGATCATAACAACGAAAAAACGCTGCTGCTCAGCATGACCGAGAATCTGGAAACTTGTGACACGATGCCGGATATGCTCGACCAGGTACTCGTATATATGGATACGTTGGTTGAATTTATTAGCAAACGCTTACAAATGAGTGATGAGATCACCCGGGCCATTGAGTACGTGAAGCGACATTATACGGAAAACATTAGTCTTCAAATGGTTGCAGATCATGTTGGATTAAGCCCGGGATACCTTAGTAACCTGTTCCGCAGAGAGCTGCAGATTACGTATATCGATTATGTAAACCGATACCGAATTGAAAGGGCAAAGGAGCTGCTTGCCCAAAGTCAGCTGCGTTCTTCCGATGTGCCCGCTTTGGTTGGATTTTCGCCGGAGTACACGTATTTCAGCAAGGTTTTCAAAAAAATCACCGGTCTTAATCCGAATGAATATCGCAGACAAACGACGAACAAAGACAAGAGGGTGCCCTAA
- a CDS encoding glycoside hydrolase family 140 protein: MNTSNSEANRERCNPLHFENNNRTLAALRVAANGRYLETSQGVPFFWLGDTAWELLHRLKQEESEQYLRTRAAQGFTVIQTVLLAEFSGVTTENAQGRLPLYMNGEGEPDPTRPDTEGTYSYWDHVDYILDLADSLGLYVALLPTWGDKFNKKWGKGPEIFTPETAFIYGKWLGERYADYHQIVWVLGGDRPLETKRHFDIVTSMAQGLKQGGARQLMTFHPPGCDSSSRQLHDESWLDFNMIQSGHGEREITNNRRVQQDYERVPVKPTLDAEPCYEDIPVGFRGEQGYFDAADVRRAAYYALFSGALGHTYGHHSIWSMYQGTDDLAESNSMGDYFIISWREALHRPGAEQMRHVRTLLEEEIGPDWRPNSQLIHLNRTGANYAVAAQNKYNAYIYLPSGLYVDVVMGYIEGKQVKAIWFCPRTGGTTEVSTDSTIPNQGIKRFTAPTSGRGNDWILILKGV; this comes from the coding sequence ATGAATACGTCAAACAGCGAAGCGAACAGAGAACGATGCAATCCATTACACTTTGAAAATAACAATCGTACCCTTGCTGCCCTTCGGGTTGCTGCGAACGGTCGCTATCTGGAGACATCGCAGGGTGTTCCTTTTTTCTGGCTGGGAGACACGGCTTGGGAACTGCTTCATCGCCTGAAACAGGAAGAGAGCGAGCAGTATTTACGTACAAGGGCAGCACAGGGCTTCACCGTCATTCAGACCGTGCTGCTTGCGGAGTTTAGTGGTGTCACAACGGAAAATGCACAGGGCAGACTGCCCTTGTATATGAATGGAGAAGGTGAACCAGATCCAACCCGACCGGATACCGAGGGAACTTACTCCTATTGGGATCATGTGGATTACATACTTGACCTTGCAGATAGCCTTGGACTCTATGTGGCACTGCTGCCGACTTGGGGTGACAAGTTTAATAAGAAGTGGGGGAAAGGGCCGGAGATATTTACACCAGAAACTGCGTTTATTTACGGGAAGTGGCTAGGTGAGAGATATGCTGATTACCATCAGATCGTTTGGGTGCTGGGAGGGGACCGTCCACTGGAAACGAAACGTCATTTTGACATTGTCACGTCCATGGCACAAGGGCTCAAACAAGGCGGTGCACGGCAACTTATGACCTTCCATCCGCCCGGTTGTGATTCATCTTCCCGCCAGCTTCATGATGAGTCCTGGCTGGATTTCAATATGATTCAGTCTGGACATGGAGAGCGAGAGATTACCAACAACAGGCGTGTACAACAAGATTATGAACGTGTGCCCGTTAAACCGACGCTGGATGCGGAGCCATGCTACGAGGATATTCCCGTCGGGTTCAGGGGTGAACAAGGCTATTTCGATGCAGCCGATGTGAGAAGAGCTGCATATTATGCGTTATTCTCAGGCGCGCTGGGTCACACATATGGTCATCATTCGATATGGTCTATGTATCAGGGAACGGATGATCTGGCTGAATCAAACAGCATGGGCGATTATTTCATCATATCCTGGCGTGAAGCACTGCATCGTCCAGGAGCGGAACAGATGCGTCATGTTCGTACTCTGCTTGAAGAGGAGATCGGTCCGGATTGGAGACCCAATTCACAACTGATTCACCTCAACCGTACAGGTGCCAATTACGCTGTTGCTGCACAGAATAAATATAACGCTTACATATATCTGCCCAGTGGCTTGTATGTTGACGTGGTCATGGGGTATATTGAGGGCAAACAGGTCAAAGCCATATGGTTTTGCCCCAGAACAGGAGGCACGACCGAAGTTTCTACAGATTCTACAATACCGAACCAAGGCATTAAACGTTTCACAGCCCCAACCAGCGGAAGAGGGAACGACTGGATTTTGATTTTGAAAGGGGTTTGA
- a CDS encoding chitobiase/beta-hexosaminidase C-terminal domain-containing protein: protein MKSKSGYRTSRWGISLLITTMLTSLIPVSPQAYAAVQSQNQRQNENSTSHTITIDTSDVIQDDFLGVGVNTIPTALMPGQTQYGYTEAHWEVDKKRIQTIEPKVARVWFQIDWMEPTKGTYTWDSAKMKAFYKYLDAFKTAGTEVELNFGWKVGSTVHDWFPIPGIDPWTSAPADLDAYAASASALLEELIHNRGYDNVKYLTFYNEPNGSWDFEAPGDQKAYYAEMVNKTSARLTADGLRDLIEIWGPEETGAPAWIEYMKEHADDAIDGYSFHVYGESYDGLGSTFAQRKEYVGDKPLHLTEFGWADDNASNWDAGYANSVIQTANMGVKSALMWQLNGVWTNDPTGGTNGTYTMWDALPLGLNPRKTFYIAGMLNRYIPEHSEVLAVDTNGSTDVRAAAFRDNDGHYTVLVEAKAGTEKEITLDFGSTAVNNTIRKMVYKNDILQEPNAILPPVTATFPGGAMLTDSNVSDDYNVIIYTTQPAETQVKLDNVNPTVRSGDSITLGAEVIDNIGSVTWSVVGQNNGTINSASGVYQAPQVTDETLIAVRATSTADPSAYGVVLVRVLPSSLAGKVEVPTFSLDRHVFPSSEVLYLETATSGAQIRYTTDGSEPTAQSSLFVRPIILNEGSLALYKAKAFKTGMQPSGTVSSLYQIGQISSSPDGYKLCMVENGGDCYFQGKAVVSYGADGLFNYSIQEDGVACTSAILGDPIPGVNKRCYVNPEIPDELPVVTFFNAGFEKPGTTSARPGPLTNGWVFDSRSGVQHNNGPFQAPAAPQGVQTGYLKTDGGVSGTLSQSIHFKPGTYQMSFEAAKRTSFGGTQSFDVYFDDQVIGSYQPESGSFETFRTDAFETTGGKHTIQFVATTTQGDNTAFIDDVRITLPLTPEDPYISNSSFESPVVTHPTGVLSGITADWSFNDQSGILRNGSSMTSMNAPTGLQAAFVRSQNGVQGSIHQSVTFPAGSYVLNLKAAAQTAQQPQPVQIQVGGQTVGTITPSSSTYQSFTTDWFTVADGSHTITLTATGTGTHATFIDQITVEEVDVPDQAVLQNNGFEHPAITSQNGVAVGSGEAWSFKNNAGRIRNGSVFGASDAPEGTQAAYLQTLNGKQGEFSQSLIFPAGSYVIQFQAAKRTSFGGQQSFDVYLDDQSIGSFTPGSGSYTAYTSNPFQITKPGKHQIRFVGTSGTGDNTAFIDDIVITPNP from the coding sequence ATGAAAAGTAAATCTGGTTATCGAACCTCAAGGTGGGGGATTTCGCTCCTCATTACCACGATGCTCACTTCGTTAATTCCCGTTTCTCCCCAAGCATATGCAGCAGTTCAGAGCCAGAACCAGAGACAGAATGAGAACAGCACCAGTCATACCATAACGATTGATACAAGTGATGTTATTCAGGATGATTTTCTCGGCGTTGGAGTCAATACCATTCCAACAGCACTCATGCCCGGTCAGACTCAATATGGGTATACGGAAGCCCACTGGGAGGTGGATAAAAAGCGAATACAGACCATTGAACCCAAGGTTGCCAGAGTATGGTTCCAGATCGACTGGATGGAGCCTACGAAAGGTACGTACACATGGGACAGTGCCAAAATGAAAGCTTTTTACAAATATCTCGACGCCTTTAAAACCGCTGGAACGGAAGTCGAATTGAACTTCGGCTGGAAAGTTGGATCGACCGTACACGATTGGTTCCCGATACCGGGAATTGATCCGTGGACAAGTGCACCGGCTGATCTGGATGCTTATGCGGCTTCCGCATCCGCTCTGCTTGAGGAATTGATTCATAACCGAGGATATGACAATGTGAAGTATCTGACGTTTTATAATGAGCCTAACGGAAGTTGGGACTTTGAAGCTCCCGGTGATCAGAAAGCCTATTACGCTGAGATGGTCAATAAAACAAGTGCCAGACTGACTGCGGACGGACTCCGCGATCTGATCGAAATCTGGGGGCCCGAAGAGACAGGCGCTCCTGCCTGGATTGAGTACATGAAAGAGCATGCGGATGACGCCATTGATGGATACAGCTTTCACGTTTATGGAGAATCCTACGATGGACTGGGCAGCACCTTCGCGCAGCGGAAAGAATACGTGGGGGATAAACCGCTCCATTTAACCGAATTTGGGTGGGCAGACGACAACGCCAGCAACTGGGATGCCGGATATGCAAATTCAGTGATTCAGACAGCCAATATGGGTGTGAAATCAGCTCTGATGTGGCAGTTAAATGGGGTATGGACCAATGATCCTACAGGTGGAACGAACGGTACGTATACGATGTGGGATGCATTGCCCCTGGGGCTGAACCCTCGCAAAACATTTTACATCGCTGGCATGCTGAACCGCTATATTCCTGAGCACAGTGAGGTTTTGGCTGTAGATACGAACGGCTCAACCGACGTTCGCGCAGCAGCGTTCAGAGACAACGACGGCCATTATACCGTACTCGTCGAAGCAAAAGCAGGTACGGAAAAAGAAATTACCCTGGATTTTGGCAGTACTGCGGTAAATAATACGATCCGTAAAATGGTATACAAAAACGATATCCTTCAAGAACCAAATGCGATCCTTCCACCTGTAACAGCAACTTTTCCAGGGGGAGCTATGTTAACCGATAGCAATGTGAGCGACGATTACAATGTTATCATATATACGACCCAGCCTGCAGAGACGCAAGTCAAGCTGGATAACGTAAATCCTACCGTCCGCTCGGGGGATTCCATTACGCTTGGAGCAGAGGTCATTGATAACATCGGAAGTGTGACTTGGAGCGTCGTTGGACAAAACAATGGCACCATTAACAGCGCTAGCGGCGTATATCAAGCACCCCAAGTGACAGACGAAACGTTAATCGCAGTTCGCGCAACGAGTACGGCCGATCCGTCGGCATATGGTGTCGTTCTGGTACGCGTCCTGCCTTCGTCACTGGCCGGCAAAGTTGAAGTTCCAACCTTTAGCCTAGACCGTCACGTGTTCCCGAGCTCCGAAGTGCTCTATCTGGAGACAGCGACGAGCGGAGCTCAAATCCGTTATACAACCGACGGAAGCGAACCTACAGCTCAGTCGTCCCTTTTCGTGAGACCTATTATTCTGAACGAAGGTTCACTCGCACTCTACAAGGCCAAAGCGTTCAAAACTGGTATGCAGCCTTCGGGCACCGTATCCTCTCTGTATCAAATCGGACAGATCAGCAGTTCACCAGACGGGTACAAACTCTGCATGGTTGAAAATGGCGGTGATTGTTATTTTCAGGGAAAAGCCGTTGTTTCCTACGGCGCAGATGGGTTATTTAATTATTCCATTCAGGAAGATGGTGTTGCCTGCACAAGCGCCATTCTGGGTGATCCCATTCCAGGTGTAAACAAACGCTGCTATGTAAACCCTGAAATTCCGGATGAACTTCCCGTGGTTACTTTCTTCAATGCTGGCTTTGAGAAACCTGGTACCACTTCAGCCCGGCCGGGTCCCTTGACCAACGGATGGGTGTTCGACAGCCGCTCCGGTGTGCAGCACAATAATGGTCCATTTCAGGCCCCTGCCGCGCCTCAAGGGGTACAAACAGGCTATCTGAAAACGGATGGCGGTGTATCGGGCACGCTAAGTCAATCCATCCATTTCAAGCCAGGAACATATCAAATGTCATTTGAGGCGGCTAAACGGACCAGCTTTGGGGGGACCCAATCCTTTGATGTTTATTTTGATGATCAGGTGATAGGTTCATATCAGCCCGAGTCCGGCAGCTTCGAAACGTTCAGAACAGATGCCTTCGAGACAACGGGTGGAAAACATACAATCCAATTTGTGGCGACTACGACTCAAGGGGACAACACCGCCTTTATCGATGACGTTAGAATTACACTGCCACTAACCCCTGAGGACCCCTATATCAGTAATTCAAGCTTTGAGTCACCTGTGGTTACTCATCCGACAGGTGTGTTGAGCGGGATTACTGCGGATTGGAGTTTTAATGATCAGTCCGGTATCCTGCGCAATGGCAGCAGCATGACCTCCATGAATGCACCCACCGGGCTGCAGGCTGCTTTTGTTCGAAGCCAGAATGGTGTTCAAGGTTCAATTCATCAGTCCGTAACGTTCCCGGCAGGAAGTTACGTCTTAAACCTGAAAGCAGCTGCACAGACTGCTCAGCAACCTCAGCCCGTGCAAATTCAAGTGGGCGGTCAGACAGTTGGTACCATTACCCCATCCAGCAGTACATACCAATCCTTCACGACGGATTGGTTTACCGTTGCCGATGGCTCGCATACGATCACCCTTACTGCAACGGGAACAGGCACCCATGCAACCTTTATCGATCAGATCACCGTGGAGGAAGTTGATGTACCGGATCAGGCTGTTTTGCAAAATAATGGCTTCGAACATCCGGCTATCACATCTCAGAATGGTGTAGCTGTGGGCAGCGGCGAGGCCTGGAGCTTCAAGAATAACGCGGGCAGAATTCGCAATGGCAGCGTGTTTGGCGCCTCTGATGCACCCGAAGGCACGCAGGCTGCGTATTTGCAAACCCTAAATGGTAAGCAGGGTGAATTCAGCCAATCCCTGATCTTCCCTGCGGGCAGCTATGTCATTCAGTTTCAGGCAGCCAAGCGGACCAGCTTTGGTGGACAACAGTCCTTTGATGTCTATTTGGATGATCAGTCGATCGGTTCCTTTACACCTGGAAGCGGATCTTACACTGCTTACACCAGCAATCCCTTCCAAATCACGAAGCCGGGGAAACACCAAATCCGGTTTGTGGGAACTTCAGGTACCGGCGACAATACGGCATTTATCGATGATATCGTGATTACACCGAATCCATAA